A window of Mucilaginibacter paludis DSM 18603 contains these coding sequences:
- a CDS encoding biliverdin-producing heme oxygenase: MLAEQLKHDTLESHQALEKILITKIRAIRSTNDYINLLQLFYTYFGGLEKQMSTMLVSDILPDYHDRRKAASLAEDITALGATPAELAATGSLPVLGSVPAALGALYVIEGSTLGGQVISRMIAGQLTLPEQLGLSFFTGYGAETQPMWQKFKNSINGLALTPEEALAMIDAARETFVKFKKWMDSHG; the protein is encoded by the coding sequence ATGCTTGCCGAACAATTAAAACACGACACCCTGGAAAGCCACCAGGCATTAGAAAAAATCTTGATTACAAAAATCCGGGCCATCCGGTCAACCAACGACTACATTAATTTATTACAACTTTTTTACACTTACTTCGGTGGGCTTGAAAAACAAATGTCGACGATGTTAGTTTCTGATATTCTGCCTGATTATCACGATCGCCGCAAAGCAGCGTCGTTGGCAGAAGATATCACTGCATTGGGTGCTACCCCTGCTGAACTGGCCGCTACAGGCAGCTTACCTGTTCTTGGTTCGGTACCAGCAGCGTTGGGCGCCCTGTATGTAATTGAGGGCTCAACATTAGGCGGGCAGGTGATCAGCAGGATGATTGCGGGGCAGTTAACCTTGCCTGAACAACTGGGGCTTAGTTTTTTTACCGGCTATGGTGCAGAAACGCAACCCATGTGGCAAAAGTTTAAAAATAGCATCAACGGTTTGGCATTAACACCCGAAGAAGCTTTGGCGATGATTGATGCTGCCCGCGAAACGTTTGTAAAATTTAAAAAGTGGATGGATAGCCATGGCTAA
- a CDS encoding DUF6965 family protein — MSYEELKTYFDTAVLPDTMRIDRATTQYEVAKYVKLDLETLRQQPNDPGSKYRLMQIKDRLENPYRGRWGLLPGIDAVVPEQ; from the coding sequence ATGAGCTACGAAGAGTTAAAAACATATTTTGATACCGCCGTATTGCCTGATACCATGAGGATTGACAGGGCTACTACACAATATGAAGTTGCTAAATATGTTAAACTGGATCTGGAAACGCTGAGGCAACAACCCAACGATCCTGGAAGCAAATACCGTTTGATGCAGATAAAAGACAGGTTAGAAAATCCGTACAGGGGCCGGTGGGGACTTTTGCCAGGGATAGATGCCGTTGTGCCGGAACAATAA
- a CDS encoding GAF domain-containing protein yields MAKNNYDSDFCGSLPLNHINVIQPYGYLLVLEKNSLNIIQASENIADLTGEPVQSLIGKSVAALSSDSDSSKLNALAIKARLPLTLTLAGKTMHALAHLKDTYLLLELELMDAAAERTFTTVFEEVKHAITAIEQTSTVDELSRTAILELRRFTGFDGIMMYRFDKEWNGTVIAQEKNEGLDDYMGHTFPASDVPRQARELYLKNPYRLIPDRNYNPIRLYPVINPGSHTFTDLSDCNLRGVAAVHLEYLKNMNVQASMSIRVIHGGQLWGLIACHHITPLHLNFEVCSICELLSSVISNKVSAILQQEIFERETELQKQQTALVAQVYAEEDLLNGMLNEQAVNLTSLFQAAGAVAVLSGRFTAIGQVPPVDFIENMILWLQNKSAGQVFHTEQLPEIFDEAIPYADVASGALAITIDKEKGDFIICFRPEVVRTINWGGNPNQAINFEPGSKNYHPRNSFKIWQETVRHTALPWSGIELDTAETLRSFIYEFRTRSNG; encoded by the coding sequence ATGGCTAAAAATAATTACGATTCGGATTTTTGTGGAAGCCTTCCGCTTAACCACATCAATGTGATCCAGCCTTACGGCTATTTACTGGTATTGGAAAAAAACAGCCTGAATATCATCCAGGCCAGCGAGAACATCGCCGATTTAACCGGCGAGCCCGTTCAATCGCTTATAGGCAAATCCGTTGCGGCTTTAAGCAGCGATTCCGACAGCAGCAAGCTTAACGCCCTGGCAATCAAGGCGAGGTTACCGCTAACGCTTACCCTGGCCGGAAAAACAATGCACGCCCTGGCGCATTTAAAAGATACCTACCTTTTGCTGGAACTTGAATTGATGGATGCTGCCGCAGAGCGCACATTTACCACAGTATTTGAAGAGGTTAAACATGCCATAACAGCTATTGAACAAACCAGCACTGTGGACGAACTGAGCCGTACCGCAATCCTGGAACTGCGACGCTTTACCGGTTTTGACGGAATTATGATGTATCGTTTTGATAAAGAATGGAACGGTACCGTAATTGCCCAGGAAAAAAATGAAGGTTTGGACGATTATATGGGCCATACTTTCCCGGCATCTGATGTGCCGCGGCAGGCTCGCGAACTTTACCTTAAAAATCCGTACCGCCTTATACCCGACCGTAACTACAACCCGATCAGGTTATATCCGGTAATCAACCCTGGCAGCCATACCTTTACCGACCTGTCCGACTGTAATTTGCGGGGCGTTGCGGCTGTACACCTGGAGTATTTAAAAAACATGAATGTACAGGCGTCCATGTCTATCCGGGTTATCCATGGCGGGCAGCTCTGGGGCCTTATCGCATGCCATCATATTACACCCCTTCATTTAAATTTCGAGGTATGTTCCATTTGCGAACTGCTATCATCTGTAATTTCAAACAAAGTCTCCGCCATTTTACAACAGGAAATTTTTGAACGCGAAACTGAACTGCAAAAACAACAAACTGCTTTGGTGGCACAGGTTTACGCGGAAGAAGATTTACTTAACGGCATGTTAAATGAGCAAGCAGTTAACCTCACCAGCCTCTTCCAAGCTGCCGGTGCTGTGGCCGTATTATCTGGCCGTTTTACGGCCATCGGACAGGTTCCGCCGGTAGATTTTATAGAGAATATGATTCTTTGGCTGCAAAATAAATCTGCCGGGCAGGTTTTTCATACCGAACAACTGCCAGAAATTTTTGACGAAGCCATACCGTATGCCGATGTGGCCAGTGGTGCCTTAGCCATAACAATTGATAAAGAAAAAGGAGATTTCATTATTTGTTTCAGACCCGAAGTTGTTCGTACCATTAACTGGGGCGGTAACCCCAACCAGGCCATTAACTTTGAGCCCGGCAGCAAAAACTATCATCCCCGTAATTCGTTTAAAATATGGCAGGAAACGGTACGCCATACTGCGCTCCCCTGGAGTGGCATAGAACTGGACACTGCCGAAACGTTACGCAGTTTTATTTATGAATTCAGGACCAGATCCAATGGCTAA
- a CDS encoding M16 family metallopeptidase, whose protein sequence is MQIKNLCLALAGFVTLAGAVLAQDKPLVLDPAVRTGKLPNGFTYYIRHNEEPKNRVVFYLANKIGSILETDDQQGLAHFMEHMSFNGTTHFPKNELVDYLQKAGVRFGADINAYTSFDETVYQLPLPTDKPEVLQNGIQIMRDWAHEATLEPAEIDKERGVILEEKRLGKGAQERMRRQYWPALLNQSRYAVRIPIGTEEILKSFKPETIKSFYQDWYRPDLQALIVVGDIDVNQMEQTIKSKFSDLSNPKAEKVRTKYTIPLTGLNQFQAVTDPEMTSTVAQIIIKHKASTITTAADYRTAITNELFNQMLAERFSELARQADPPFLQGGAAVDGFMGGLDDFSASVAVKPNTLERGLKNVWREIERAKRFGFTATELDRAKQNYQSQMESALKEKSKTGSESYVKEYLAYFLKGEAAPGIDVEYQIVKDALPKISLADIAKVMQTYIRADNRDILIMAPEKDKATLPDEAAILGWLKTVEAEDLAPYKDEVNNQALLAKAPSAGKVIKQVKDDHLNITTLTLSNGVKVVLKPTDFKNDEIMFSSFAAGGTSLYSDADFQSAANAGIIPSFGAGNYNTTELSKYLSGKQIGVQPYIGERSQGISARSTNKDLETCLQLAYAFLTEPRKDESQFKSIIQRSKAALANRGNDPSNVFKDSVSAILGNYNVRRTGPTVAKLEQIDLDKAYRIYKERFADASGMTFTFVGSFDVETIKPLLEKYIALLPATHINEHAKDLGIRPPTGHIEKNIYKGTEPKATVQLLFTGDFTYTPKERKQLDALKETLEIRLLERLREDESGVYTPSAFASTAKLPNARYNFGIAFGCAPQNVDKLVASALDEVNKLKTDGPAQVNIDKYKAEDARTRETNLKTNNWWMAYLNNQLQDGEPLNQLDNYSANIQSIDPASLKLIAQKYLSGKNYIRLVLLPQSSSALPASTKQAN, encoded by the coding sequence ATGCAAATTAAAAATCTATGCCTGGCTTTAGCCGGCTTTGTTACACTTGCGGGGGCTGTCCTTGCTCAGGATAAGCCGCTGGTGCTTGATCCGGCTGTACGCACGGGTAAATTACCCAACGGTTTTACGTATTACATTCGCCATAACGAAGAGCCCAAAAACAGGGTTGTATTTTATTTGGCCAATAAAATAGGGTCGATACTGGAAACGGATGATCAGCAGGGCCTGGCTCACTTTATGGAGCACATGAGCTTTAATGGTACCACACATTTTCCTAAGAACGAGTTGGTTGATTACCTGCAAAAAGCGGGTGTACGTTTTGGAGCGGATATTAATGCCTATACCAGCTTCGATGAAACCGTTTACCAACTGCCTTTGCCTACCGATAAGCCGGAAGTATTACAAAACGGCATCCAGATTATGCGCGACTGGGCCCATGAAGCTACGCTTGAACCCGCTGAGATTGACAAAGAGCGTGGGGTGATATTGGAGGAGAAGCGTTTGGGCAAAGGAGCACAGGAACGGATGCGCCGCCAGTACTGGCCCGCGCTGTTAAACCAATCGCGTTACGCTGTCCGTATCCCTATCGGCACCGAAGAGATATTGAAAAGCTTTAAGCCCGAAACAATAAAGTCTTTTTACCAGGATTGGTACCGCCCGGATCTGCAGGCTTTAATCGTAGTTGGAGATATTGATGTAAACCAGATGGAGCAAACCATCAAAAGTAAGTTTAGCGACCTCAGTAACCCCAAGGCAGAAAAAGTACGCACCAAATATACTATACCATTAACCGGGCTTAACCAATTCCAGGCCGTTACCGACCCGGAAATGACATCAACGGTAGCACAGATCATTATTAAACACAAAGCCAGTACCATTACAACCGCCGCCGATTATCGTACAGCTATCACCAACGAGTTGTTTAACCAAATGCTGGCCGAGCGTTTTAGCGAACTGGCACGGCAAGCAGATCCTCCTTTTTTACAAGGTGGTGCGGCGGTAGATGGCTTTATGGGCGGCCTTGACGATTTTTCGGCCAGTGTAGCTGTTAAACCAAATACTTTAGAAAGAGGCCTTAAAAATGTATGGCGCGAAATTGAAAGGGCAAAGCGGTTTGGATTTACCGCCACTGAGCTTGACCGGGCTAAACAGAACTACCAGAGCCAGATGGAATCGGCCTTAAAAGAAAAAAGTAAAACCGGATCTGAAAGTTATGTTAAAGAATACCTGGCTTACTTTTTAAAGGGTGAAGCCGCGCCGGGTATTGATGTGGAGTACCAAATTGTAAAAGATGCGCTTCCGAAAATCAGCTTGGCTGATATAGCTAAAGTGATGCAAACATACATCCGCGCCGATAACCGCGATATCCTGATCATGGCTCCCGAAAAAGACAAAGCTACTTTGCCTGATGAAGCTGCAATATTAGGATGGCTTAAAACGGTTGAGGCCGAAGATTTGGCTCCTTATAAAGATGAGGTAAACAACCAGGCTTTATTAGCGAAGGCTCCGTCTGCCGGCAAGGTTATCAAACAGGTAAAAGATGACCACCTTAATATTACAACGCTTACGCTGAGCAACGGTGTTAAGGTTGTATTGAAGCCTACCGATTTTAAAAACGATGAAATTATGTTCAGCTCGTTTGCTGCCGGTGGAACCTCATTGTATTCGGATGCCGATTTTCAAAGCGCCGCAAACGCGGGTATCATCCCATCGTTTGGTGCTGGTAACTACAATACTACCGAGTTGAGCAAATATTTATCTGGCAAGCAAATAGGCGTTCAGCCTTATATCGGCGAGCGTAGCCAGGGCATCAGCGCGCGCAGCACAAATAAAGATCTGGAAACCTGCCTGCAATTAGCTTATGCGTTTTTAACAGAGCCCCGTAAGGATGAAAGTCAGTTTAAAAGCATTATCCAACGCTCTAAAGCTGCCTTAGCAAATCGTGGTAACGATCCATCTAACGTGTTTAAAGATTCGGTAAGCGCTATTTTAGGCAACTATAATGTACGCCGTACCGGGCCTACAGTGGCTAAATTGGAGCAGATAGACCTGGATAAGGCTTACCGCATTTACAAAGAGCGTTTTGCAGATGCCTCCGGAATGACCTTTACCTTTGTGGGTAGCTTTGATGTAGAAACCATTAAGCCGCTTTTAGAGAAATATATTGCATTGTTACCTGCAACACATATTAACGAGCATGCTAAAGATCTCGGTATCCGTCCGCCTACTGGCCATATCGAAAAAAATATATATAAAGGCACCGAGCCCAAGGCTACGGTACAGCTTTTGTTTACCGGCGATTTTACTTATACTCCTAAAGAAAGAAAGCAGTTGGACGCGCTTAAAGAAACGCTTGAAATACGTTTATTGGAGCGCTTGCGCGAAGATGAAAGCGGGGTATACACCCCAAGTGCTTTTGCCAGCACCGCTAAATTGCCCAATGCCAGGTATAACTTTGGCATTGCTTTTGGCTGCGCCCCGCAAAATGTAGATAAGTTGGTAGCCTCTGCTCTTGATGAGGTTAACAAATTGAAAACGGATGGCCCGGCTCAGGTTAATATTGATAAATATAAAGCCGAAGACGCGCGCACCCGCGAGACAAATTTAAAAACCAACAACTGGTGGATGGCATATTTAAACAACCAGTTACAAGACGGCGAGCCACTCAACCAGTTAGATAATTATTCGGCAAATATTCAAAGCATCGATCCGGCAAGTTTGAAGCTGATTGCGCAGAAGTATTTAAGTGGTAAAAACTATATCAGGTTAGTACTCTTACCTCAAAGCAGTAGCGCTTTACCTGCAAGTACTAAGCAGGCTAATTAA
- a CDS encoding glycoside hydrolase family 43 protein, whose translation MKNTWRKTAVLSIFMFAGLMAQAQNPVIQTIYTADPAPMIYKDTVFLYTGHDEDRSTWFTMKDWHLFSTTDMVNWTDRGSPLSLKTFSWAQKDAWAGQCIYRNGKFYWYVPMNAKGIGMSIGVAVSDKPTGPFTDAIGKPLIHSGNGDIDPTVFIDNDGQAYLYWGNPYLKYVKLNENMISYSGDIITVPLTKEGFNVRFKDADKRPSAYEEGPWLDKRKDLYYLLYPAGGVPEHLAYSTAPTATGPWRYRDTIMTIIKKGGAFTNHPGLIDYKGKSYLFYHNGALPGGGGFTRSVCVEEFKFNEDGTIPRIAPTTGVAKGAGSINPFGRVEAETIAWEQGIETTTDSVGRRGVYVTAIDNGDYIKIRNVNFNKNARYFEASVLPVSGGSIEIRLDSISGTVLGVCDVKNTVAVQKWTTVSSKVGQVKGLHDLYLVFKGDKGELFNFDWWKFKAN comes from the coding sequence ATGAAAAATACCTGGAGAAAAACCGCCGTGTTATCGATCTTTATGTTTGCCGGGCTGATGGCCCAGGCACAGAACCCGGTCATTCAAACTATTTATACTGCCGATCCGGCACCTATGATATACAAAGACACGGTTTTTTTATACACCGGTCATGATGAAGACCGCTCTACCTGGTTTACCATGAAGGATTGGCACTTGTTTTCAACTACGGATATGGTTAACTGGACAGACCGCGGATCGCCACTATCGCTAAAAACCTTTAGCTGGGCCCAAAAAGATGCCTGGGCGGGGCAGTGTATTTATCGGAATGGAAAATTTTATTGGTATGTACCCATGAATGCAAAAGGCATAGGTATGTCTATTGGGGTAGCTGTTTCTGATAAGCCAACCGGGCCTTTTACTGATGCTATCGGCAAGCCTTTGATACATAGTGGTAACGGCGATATCGATCCCACTGTTTTTATTGACAACGACGGTCAGGCTTATTTATATTGGGGTAATCCTTATTTAAAATATGTAAAGCTGAACGAGAACATGATATCGTACTCTGGCGACATCATCACTGTACCCTTAACTAAAGAAGGCTTTAACGTTCGATTTAAAGATGCTGATAAACGCCCATCGGCTTACGAAGAAGGGCCGTGGCTGGATAAACGGAAGGATTTGTATTACCTTTTGTACCCCGCAGGCGGCGTTCCTGAACATTTGGCCTACTCAACGGCGCCAACAGCAACAGGGCCATGGCGATATCGGGATACCATTATGACGATCATCAAAAAAGGAGGGGCGTTCACTAATCATCCGGGCCTCATCGATTATAAGGGTAAGTCGTATTTGTTTTACCATAACGGTGCGTTGCCGGGCGGCGGAGGCTTCACCCGGTCTGTTTGCGTAGAAGAATTTAAATTTAACGAAGACGGAACCATACCCCGCATAGCGCCTACAACTGGTGTTGCAAAAGGGGCTGGGAGCATTAACCCTTTTGGACGTGTAGAAGCCGAAACGATAGCCTGGGAGCAAGGTATTGAAACTACAACCGATAGTGTTGGCCGGAGAGGAGTTTATGTTACAGCCATTGATAACGGCGATTACATCAAGATAAGGAATGTTAATTTCAATAAAAATGCCAGGTACTTTGAAGCATCGGTATTACCTGTTTCAGGAGGATCGATCGAAATACGGCTGGATAGTATTAGCGGGACTGTGCTTGGTGTTTGCGATGTGAAAAATACAGTAGCGGTACAAAAATGGACAACGGTGTCTTCTAAAGTTGGCCAGGTTAAAGGTTTGCACGATCTGTACCTGGTCTTCAAAGGTGACAAAGGCGAACTGTTCAATTTTGATTGGTGGAAATTCAAGGCGAACTAA
- a CDS encoding hybrid sensor histidine kinase/response regulator transcription factor yields MQKIISVIFNRMAVSIIAMLILVLWCFIGYTQTPDLKFTALTTKDGLVGNIVNVIVQDDDGIMWLGTPEGMNKYDGKHFTVYSLGRNERSLLGSREISCIYKDKAGTMWVGTIGAGLYYYDRPNDVFKKFTSAIKGQRLSQEVVSSICADEKGKLWTGTVNGLDVVDPVNKTISHVRVGSGHKGEIPVGAILCVFKDDKQRMWVGTMAGLYMFDTPHNSFIHLRHNNGDGRSLASDGVTTIAQDKARHIWVGTANGLSRLMDDETHFTNYKYNDQHGHSLSGDIVYSIAADDKDHIWIGTEGGLDVMDVNTGRSVTYKHDRRNPYSLNSKSIRSIYIDPKGIYWVGTYMGGLNKYDKNLTLFNYIQSSELDPHGLNSPLVSSFAQKSDHEMYVATDGGGLNIFNERTSLFEHVDIRPREKINSAGLPILSMQMDSKQQLWIGTFGHGLFRLNTTNNNYVQYTSGNGKNNISQNNIFCLKEDRGGKIWIGTNGFGVNVFDPKIDAFRKFLPGYIPGSDNEVPLNGFIRAIEEDADGNIWIGSYGTGIAVYHQGTGSFKVFNPANTGFPITNIISLLKDANGNMWIGTSGDGIFFYNGKLKKFSAFKNNGQLPNGVICKLLQDKAGQIWFSTNRGICRIDPLSQKLSVYSRYNGLQNNVFLNGAGIINSNGTIYFGGVDGFNYFQPVDVKLNTNPPPVILTALDVDSKRLAPAHGNPEPVNIGKMRQVTIKYKQDFAISFVALNYTLPQQNKYAYILEGFDRSWKYAGIAGVANYTNIDPGVYTFRVKACNNDGIWNETGTALQIIVKPPFWMTIYAYLFYMLVIVAALLFIRRQGVKKLRNKLRDEQDLKEAEARHELDRMKIKFLTNLSHEFRTPISLIMAPVDKLIAQQHGQPVAEQLGVIKKNARRLLNLVNQLLDFRKLEENELKLNVAEGELISFVREMTDSFHDLAEGKQIKTSFKTAEEKMFVKFDFDKVERIMFNLLSNAFKFTLPGGEIAVEILNPVLDPQQNSYVVTLMVRDTGMGIAAAQLNHIFERFYQVDTPSGVLNQGSGIGLSITRELVQLHGGDITAESTPGEGSVFTFTINVEAIALPVEIAPVLIAGPEEEDTCRKIASPVLNGMNLPHVLIVEDNSEMRQYLADSLGASYKISEAANGREGWHKALALHPDLVVSDISMPYMDGIELSRKLKSDKRTSHIPIILLTAMASQQDQLAGLELGVSDYLTKPFHFEILNIKIKNLLHVNETLKETYQKKIRVMPNDLDVESSAERFIKDVVIYIEQNIHNPKFSVEETSHHFNMSRGSFYSKIIEITGEPPVEFIRSIKLDKATVLLRKTDLSIAEIAYSTGFSTPHYFTKSFKAKYNILPSEYRVRKIAIKDMAAAS; encoded by the coding sequence ATGCAAAAAATAATATCTGTAATTTTTAACCGCATGGCGGTATCGATTATAGCTATGCTGATTTTGGTACTCTGGTGTTTCATCGGCTACACGCAGACGCCCGATCTGAAGTTTACTGCGCTCACTACTAAAGATGGCCTTGTGGGTAACATTGTTAACGTTATTGTACAAGACGATGACGGCATTATGTGGCTGGGCACGCCCGAGGGTATGAACAAGTACGACGGCAAGCACTTTACCGTTTATAGCCTTGGGCGCAACGAGCGCTCGCTGCTGGGTTCCAGGGAGATCAGCTGCATCTATAAAGATAAGGCTGGTACAATGTGGGTTGGAACCATAGGTGCGGGGCTTTATTATTACGACAGGCCTAATGATGTGTTTAAAAAATTCACTTCTGCAATAAAAGGACAGCGACTCAGCCAGGAGGTTGTTAGCTCCATTTGTGCTGACGAAAAAGGCAAACTTTGGACAGGAACGGTGAATGGCCTGGATGTGGTTGATCCGGTAAACAAAACCATCAGCCATGTGCGAGTGGGAAGTGGCCATAAGGGCGAAATACCTGTCGGCGCGATTTTATGTGTTTTTAAAGATGACAAGCAGCGCATGTGGGTGGGCACCATGGCGGGGCTCTATATGTTCGATACCCCTCATAACAGTTTTATCCACTTGCGGCACAATAATGGCGATGGAAGAAGCCTGGCTTCAGACGGGGTTACCACTATCGCACAGGATAAGGCCCGGCACATCTGGGTTGGTACTGCAAACGGGCTTAGCCGCTTGATGGATGATGAAACGCACTTTACAAATTATAAGTATAATGATCAGCATGGGCATTCGCTAAGCGGCGATATCGTGTATAGCATAGCTGCCGATGATAAAGATCATATCTGGATTGGAACGGAAGGCGGGCTTGATGTGATGGACGTTAATACCGGCCGTTCCGTTACGTACAAACATGACCGCAGAAACCCCTATAGTTTAAATAGTAAGTCAATCCGCAGTATTTATATTGATCCTAAGGGTATTTACTGGGTAGGTACGTATATGGGGGGCTTAAACAAGTATGATAAAAACCTTACCCTGTTCAACTATATTCAATCTTCTGAATTGGATCCTCACGGATTAAATTCACCGTTGGTATCCTCTTTTGCGCAAAAAAGCGATCATGAAATGTATGTGGCTACAGACGGCGGAGGACTGAATATTTTTAACGAAAGAACAAGTCTTTTTGAACACGTAGACATCCGCCCCCGCGAAAAGATCAATTCGGCAGGGCTTCCCATTCTTTCCATGCAAATGGACAGTAAGCAGCAACTATGGATAGGAACTTTCGGGCATGGCCTGTTCAGGCTTAACACCACCAACAACAATTATGTACAGTATACCAGCGGAAACGGGAAAAATAACATCAGCCAGAATAACATTTTCTGTTTAAAAGAAGACAGGGGCGGCAAAATATGGATAGGTACCAATGGCTTCGGTGTCAATGTATTCGATCCGAAAATCGATGCTTTTCGTAAATTTCTTCCCGGGTATATTCCGGGGAGTGACAACGAGGTGCCCCTGAACGGTTTTATCAGGGCCATTGAAGAAGATGCCGACGGAAATATTTGGATTGGCTCCTACGGAACAGGTATTGCAGTTTACCACCAGGGAACTGGTAGCTTCAAAGTTTTCAACCCAGCCAATACGGGTTTTCCTATTACTAATATCATTTCGCTGTTAAAAGACGCTAATGGAAATATGTGGATAGGTACCAGCGGCGATGGTATATTCTTTTACAACGGCAAACTCAAAAAGTTTTCGGCCTTTAAAAACAATGGTCAGTTGCCCAATGGCGTCATTTGTAAACTCCTGCAAGACAAAGCCGGTCAGATTTGGTTTAGCACCAATCGCGGCATCTGCCGTATAGATCCCCTGAGTCAAAAACTCTCGGTATACTCTCGATACAACGGCCTTCAAAATAACGTTTTCCTCAACGGGGCCGGAATTATAAATTCTAACGGCACTATTTACTTTGGTGGTGTTGATGGTTTTAACTATTTCCAGCCGGTAGATGTAAAACTGAACACGAACCCGCCGCCCGTTATCCTCACCGCGCTGGATGTGGATAGCAAGCGCCTGGCACCGGCACATGGTAATCCCGAACCTGTAAACATTGGTAAAATGCGCCAGGTAACCATTAAGTATAAGCAGGATTTTGCCATTAGCTTTGTAGCACTTAACTACACGCTCCCCCAGCAGAACAAGTATGCTTATATACTTGAAGGGTTTGACCGTTCGTGGAAGTATGCCGGTATAGCAGGCGTAGCAAACTATACCAACATCGATCCAGGAGTGTACACCTTCAGGGTAAAAGCATGCAATAATGACGGTATCTGGAACGAGACCGGTACGGCACTTCAGATCATCGTTAAACCTCCATTTTGGATGACTATTTATGCCTACCTGTTTTACATGCTGGTTATAGTTGCCGCCTTACTTTTCATTCGCAGGCAAGGTGTTAAAAAGCTGAGAAATAAATTGCGCGATGAGCAAGACTTGAAGGAAGCCGAAGCCAGGCATGAGCTGGACAGAATGAAAATTAAATTCCTCACTAATTTGAGTCACGAGTTCCGCACACCAATATCGTTGATCATGGCTCCTGTTGATAAATTAATTGCCCAGCAACACGGCCAGCCGGTAGCAGAGCAGTTAGGCGTTATTAAAAAAAATGCGCGCCGCCTGTTGAACCTGGTTAACCAGTTGCTTGATTTTAGGAAACTTGAAGAGAATGAATTAAAGCTTAATGTGGCCGAGGGCGAATTGATCTCATTCGTTCGTGAGATGACCGACTCTTTCCATGATCTTGCGGAAGGCAAGCAAATTAAAACAAGCTTTAAAACGGCAGAAGAAAAAATGTTTGTCAAGTTTGATTTTGATAAAGTTGAACGGATTATGTTCAACTTACTATCAAATGCATTTAAGTTCACTTTACCCGGTGGGGAGATCGCGGTGGAAATTCTCAACCCCGTTTTGGATCCGCAGCAAAACTCGTATGTGGTTACGCTGATGGTTAGGGATACCGGCATGGGTATAGCCGCTGCGCAGCTTAATCATATTTTTGAAAGGTTTTACCAGGTGGATACACCATCGGGCGTTCTGAACCAAGGCAGCGGCATAGGCCTTTCCATTACCCGCGAACTGGTACAACTGCATGGCGGTGATATTACCGCCGAAAGTACGCCCGGTGAAGGATCTGTATTTACGTTTACAATCAACGTTGAGGCAATAGCTTTACCCGTGGAAATAGCACCGGTATTGATTGCAGGGCCCGAAGAGGAAGATACCTGCCGGAAGATAGCATCGCCTGTATTGAACGGGATGAACCTGCCGCATGTGCTTATTGTTGAGGATAATAGCGAAATGAGACAATACCTGGCGGATAGCCTGGGTGCTTCTTATAAGATATCTGAAGCAGCGAACGGCCGCGAGGGATGGCATAAAGCGCTGGCACTGCATCCCGATCTGGTGGTAAGTGATATCAGTATGCCGTATATGGACGGTATAGAACTGAGCCGCAAACTTAAATCGGATAAACGCACCAGTCATATCCCAATCATCTTGCTAACGGCTATGGCCAGCCAGCAAGACCAGCTTGCAGGATTGGAACTCGGCGTAAGCGATTACCTGACCAAACCGTTTCATTTTGAAATTCTGAACATCAAGATCAAAAACCTGCTTCATGTAAACGAAACGCTTAAAGAAACCTATCAGAAAAAGATCAGGGTAATGCCTAATGATCTTGATGTGGAATCGTCGGCTGAAAGGTTCATTAAGGATGTGGTGATTTATATCGAGCAGAATATCCATAATCCTAAATTTTCGGTAGAAGAAACCAGCCATCATTTCAACATGAGCAGAGGGTCCTTTTACAGCAAAATTATTGAGATTACGGGCGAGCCGCCGGTAGAATTTATCCGCTCCATCAAATTGGATAAGGCAACCGTATTACTCAGAAAAACTGACCTCAGCATTGCCGAGATTGCCTATTCAACAGGTTTTTCAACACCTCATTATTTTACCAAATCGTTCAAAGCAAAATATAATATTTTACCGTCGGAATACCGTGTCCGTAAAATTGCCATTAAAGATATGGCGGCCGCTTCCTGA